From one Verrucomicrobiota bacterium JB022 genomic stretch:
- a CDS encoding helix-turn-helix domain-containing protein — protein MGPRTLELATPPATPGGRQPGRRDFQQICWDFLRAAERHQLRVRVPRLEHLMERHPNLHYHFKPEVYLQVSGITRFTFPGDSQVLQPGEMIVIPRGVPHQEQAQAHGEPACQLVVGFYSDVASLHFAGALGPEGPDIEAIEFFHLPQLQLVVDQLDHLTQSHFELSPVQDSLQRALVCAFLATMVNLTAAHTPKKGDPQRIFQVKWLVREQLYNPKLNVKFIAAGLSCSADYLSHLFHKETGETLIHYINRQRIAGAIDALTETRLSISEVAWSCGFADAGYFTRMFKRLTGSTPKEYRKLAGPGENLRPQALPLSHLKAASVSTLSRETEDWS, from the coding sequence ATGGGCCCTCGGACTCTGGAACTGGCGACACCCCCCGCAACCCCTGGCGGTCGGCAACCGGGGCGGCGCGATTTCCAGCAAATCTGCTGGGACTTCCTCCGGGCGGCCGAGCGTCACCAGTTGCGCGTGCGTGTGCCGCGCCTGGAGCACCTGATGGAGCGCCACCCTAACCTGCACTACCATTTCAAGCCAGAAGTCTACCTGCAGGTGAGCGGCATCACCCGTTTTACCTTCCCGGGCGACTCGCAGGTGCTGCAGCCGGGCGAGATGATCGTGATCCCGCGTGGCGTACCGCACCAGGAGCAGGCGCAAGCCCACGGCGAGCCGGCCTGCCAGCTGGTGGTCGGTTTTTACTCGGACGTTGCCAGCCTGCACTTCGCCGGCGCACTGGGGCCAGAGGGGCCCGACATCGAGGCGATCGAGTTCTTCCACCTGCCGCAGCTTCAGTTGGTCGTCGACCAGCTCGACCACCTGACGCAGAGCCACTTCGAGCTTTCGCCGGTGCAAGACTCGCTTCAGCGCGCACTCGTCTGCGCGTTCCTCGCCACGATGGTCAACCTGACGGCTGCGCACACCCCGAAGAAGGGCGACCCGCAGCGTATCTTCCAGGTCAAATGGCTGGTGCGCGAGCAGCTCTACAACCCCAAGCTCAACGTCAAATTTATCGCGGCGGGCCTCAGCTGCTCGGCCGATTACCTTTCTCACCTCTTCCACAAGGAGACGGGTGAGACGCTGATCCATTACATCAACCGTCAGCGCATTGCCGGTGCGATCGATGCCTTGACGGAGACGCGGCTCTCGATCTCCGAAGTCGCGTGGTCGTGCGGTTTTGCCGATGCCGGCTACTTCACGCGTATGTTCAAGCGCCTGACCGGCAGCACGCCCAAGGAATACCGTAAATTGGCGGGCCCAGGAGAAAACTTACGCCCGCAGGCTCTACCCCTGAGCCACTTGAAAGCGGCTTCGGTCTCGACCCTGAGCCGCGAAACGGAAGACTGGAGCTAG
- a CDS encoding TetR family transcriptional regulator: MARNSREDAAATRQSILDAAIELFMAQGVTRTSLAEIAQRAGHTRGAIYHHFENKAQIMEELIRSVNLPWEDLFGNSDHVTLGQFHQNVLRAMRSLFADERRKRINTILFHRCEFVQEMNPAYQQSINHSLDLLESTEDVFRHAQQSGELAAHYDPRQLAFILQSMGMGLYWHFLREPWCGQIEVDLETALNVFFSGLEKGHPAQN, translated from the coding sequence ATGGCCCGAAATTCCCGAGAAGACGCCGCCGCCACCCGCCAGTCCATCCTTGATGCCGCCATCGAGCTCTTTATGGCGCAGGGGGTCACGCGGACCTCACTGGCCGAGATCGCACAGCGCGCAGGCCACACCCGCGGCGCAATTTACCACCACTTCGAAAATAAGGCGCAGATTATGGAAGAATTGATCCGGAGCGTGAATTTGCCGTGGGAAGACCTCTTTGGCAACAGCGACCACGTCACGTTAGGTCAATTCCACCAGAACGTGCTGCGGGCCATGCGCTCACTTTTTGCAGACGAACGTCGCAAGCGCATCAATACCATCCTCTTCCACCGCTGCGAATTTGTGCAGGAGATGAATCCGGCCTACCAGCAGAGCATCAACCACTCGCTGGACTTGCTGGAAAGCACGGAAGACGTCTTCCGCCACGCTCAGCAATCCGGAGAGCTGGCGGCCCATTACGACCCGCGCCAGCTCGCGTTTATCCTCCAGTCGATGGGCATGGGGCTCTACTGGCACTTCCTGCGGGAGCCTTGGTGCGGCCAGATCGAGGTAGACCTCGAAACGGCGTTGAACGTGTTTTTCAGCGGGTTGGAAAAGGGCCACCCTGCCCAAAACTAG
- a CDS encoding efflux RND transporter periplasmic adaptor subunit: MNVSIKPLMAVAGFFSALSLSVLVGCGGHGAEESAAHGGGGGAPSGQPMEVPVLRAQVSNQEWTEAYPGRAEGLREVQIRPRVSGILLERVYQEGSKVEAGDVLFKIDPQPFQVALMSAEAELARAEASLREAERNWNRTRRLYDSNAISERERDNALSTFELAQAELNVQKASVEEAKLQLGYTSVESIVPGVTSLEAVPQGSLVDSSTLLATVTQLDPVQVRFSISETDPIFAVLQQHRADAGSDLTARLRLDDGTTLDGKVDFAASTVNSNTGTVQYRALFENPDARILPGMFVRVSFADLTLENVVLIPETSVITSPQGPIVYTVGPDSTVQPRPVQLGPIFGNQQAIVSGLKEGDQVLTGAIIRVRPGMPIKPVVQQNQNQES, from the coding sequence ATGAATGTTTCTATCAAGCCTCTGATGGCGGTTGCCGGATTTTTCTCGGCCCTGAGTCTTTCGGTGCTCGTGGGTTGCGGAGGGCACGGCGCCGAAGAATCCGCCGCCCACGGGGGCGGGGGTGGTGCGCCTTCGGGGCAACCGATGGAAGTTCCCGTCTTGCGCGCGCAGGTGAGCAACCAGGAATGGACGGAGGCCTACCCGGGCCGGGCCGAAGGTCTGCGCGAAGTGCAGATCCGCCCGCGCGTGAGCGGCATCCTGCTCGAGCGCGTCTACCAGGAAGGCTCCAAAGTGGAAGCCGGCGATGTGCTCTTCAAGATCGACCCGCAGCCCTTCCAGGTGGCGCTGATGAGCGCCGAGGCCGAGCTGGCCCGCGCCGAAGCCTCCCTGCGCGAAGCGGAGCGTAACTGGAACCGGACGCGCCGCCTTTACGATTCCAACGCGATCAGCGAGCGCGAGCGCGACAACGCCCTTTCGACCTTCGAGCTCGCCCAGGCAGAGCTGAACGTCCAGAAGGCCTCCGTCGAAGAAGCCAAGCTGCAGCTCGGCTACACTTCGGTCGAGTCCATCGTGCCGGGCGTGACGAGCCTCGAAGCGGTGCCGCAAGGCAGCCTCGTCGACTCCAGCACCCTGCTCGCGACGGTCACGCAGCTCGACCCGGTGCAGGTGCGCTTCTCGATCTCCGAGACCGATCCGATTTTCGCCGTACTGCAGCAGCACCGGGCAGATGCCGGTAGCGATTTGACGGCCCGCCTTCGTCTCGACGACGGCACGACGCTCGACGGCAAGGTCGACTTTGCCGCCAGCACGGTCAATTCCAACACCGGCACGGTGCAATACCGCGCGCTCTTCGAGAATCCCGACGCACGCATCCTGCCCGGCATGTTCGTCCGCGTGTCCTTTGCCGATCTCACCCTCGAAAACGTGGTGCTGATCCCGGAGACCTCGGTCATCACCAGCCCACAAGGGCCGATCGTCTACACCGTGGGGCCCGACAGCACCGTGCAGCCGCGCCCCGTCCAGCTCGGGCCGATCTTCGGTAACCAGCAAGCCATCGTTTCCGGTTTGAAGGAGGGCGATCAGGTCCTGACCGGTGCCATCATCCGCGTGCGCCCCGGCATGCCGATCAAGCCTGTGGTTCAGCAGAACCAGAATCAGGAAAGCTAA
- the ligD gene encoding DNA ligase D, giving the protein MLETYQRKRNFQRTPEPAGRSRGGRAGAFVIQQHDARRMHYDLRLELNGRLLSWAVPKGPSLDPSERRLAVRTEDHPTEYLDFEGVIPEGNYGAGSMIVWDTGRWKPDAKDPEKALKAGKLKFTLQGEKLHGQWELVRTRMGKDSDKENWLLFKLKDDYAEANGAEITQREPKSVKSGHTVKDLDADAVEAESDRAEALDAHDLPKLKRIEFTPPQLATLVDQVPAGRNWWQELKFDGYRIQAIRRGGEVCLWSRNEKDWTDRMPEVAKAVAELPGGDFVLDGEVVVLDTKGRSRFSLLQRAMKHGHPERLRYFGFDLLAVEGRDTRALPLTERKALLTQLLEGQEDTATVRLSEHFEGKGKAFFGAACKQELEGIICKDPTQPYEPGRSRRWVKVKCERRQEFIIAGYTDPQGTRKGFGALLMAQQSDDGLVYRGKVGTGFDHRTLVEMTERLEQRVRKTSPLAHALPTEMKRERVHWVRPDLVAEVRFAELTHDGYIRQGSFQGLREDKAADEVQLEQPQETPEPPKKMSATTAALKKKPTAKSSSAAEVKGVAVSHPERVIFPEAGLTKLELVQLYAELAPRILPYLERRPLSLVRCPQGRAKACFFQKHFEENQPPYTHSVEVEEKSGRRQYLYVTNEKGILSLVQYGVIEFHLWGSRVDNVDKPDQIIFDLDPDPGVTWEEVLGATFFLRDKLAEWGLPSFVKLSGGKGVHVMVPLVRRWGWDVVKAFSRAVSEQMVKAAPDKLIATASKAKRKGKIFVDYLRNGSGATCVTAYGVRARAGAPISMPVAWGELKPQLKPDAFRPADVAARLKKPDPWKDFHDSRAHLKQSLLKTLKVPH; this is encoded by the coding sequence GTGCTTGAGACCTACCAGCGCAAGCGCAACTTCCAGCGCACCCCCGAGCCAGCCGGTCGCAGCCGCGGCGGGCGCGCTGGTGCGTTTGTGATCCAGCAACACGACGCGCGGCGCATGCACTACGATTTGCGGCTGGAGCTGAACGGCCGCCTGCTCAGTTGGGCCGTGCCCAAAGGCCCCAGCCTCGACCCCTCCGAGCGCCGACTGGCAGTGCGCACGGAAGATCACCCGACCGAATACCTCGACTTTGAAGGCGTCATCCCCGAGGGCAATTACGGCGCAGGCTCCATGATCGTATGGGACACCGGCCGGTGGAAGCCAGACGCCAAGGACCCCGAAAAGGCGCTCAAGGCGGGCAAGCTGAAGTTCACGCTGCAAGGTGAGAAGCTGCACGGCCAGTGGGAACTCGTCCGCACCCGCATGGGCAAGGATAGCGACAAGGAAAACTGGCTGCTCTTCAAGCTGAAGGACGACTACGCCGAGGCGAATGGCGCCGAGATCACACAGCGCGAGCCCAAGAGCGTCAAATCGGGCCACACGGTGAAGGACCTCGATGCGGACGCAGTGGAAGCGGAAAGCGATCGGGCGGAGGCCCTGGACGCTCACGATTTGCCGAAGCTGAAGCGGATCGAGTTTACGCCTCCGCAGCTTGCGACCCTAGTGGATCAGGTGCCGGCGGGCCGTAACTGGTGGCAAGAGCTGAAGTTCGACGGCTACCGCATCCAGGCTATCCGGCGGGGTGGGGAAGTCTGTCTCTGGTCGCGCAACGAAAAGGACTGGACCGATCGCATGCCGGAGGTCGCAAAGGCGGTGGCGGAGCTGCCGGGCGGCGATTTCGTGCTAGACGGTGAGGTGGTAGTGCTCGATACCAAGGGCCGTTCACGCTTTTCGCTGCTCCAGCGCGCGATGAAGCACGGCCACCCCGAGCGCCTGCGGTATTTCGGCTTCGACCTGCTGGCGGTGGAGGGGCGCGACACCCGCGCGCTGCCGTTGACGGAGCGCAAGGCACTGCTCACGCAGCTTTTGGAAGGTCAGGAGGATACGGCTACCGTCCGCCTCAGCGAGCATTTCGAGGGTAAGGGCAAGGCGTTCTTCGGGGCTGCGTGCAAACAGGAGCTGGAGGGCATCATTTGCAAAGACCCGACGCAGCCCTATGAGCCGGGCCGCAGCCGCCGCTGGGTGAAGGTCAAATGCGAGCGCCGTCAGGAATTTATCATCGCGGGCTACACCGATCCACAGGGCACGCGCAAGGGCTTTGGCGCGCTGCTCATGGCGCAACAGAGTGACGACGGCCTCGTCTATCGCGGCAAGGTCGGCACGGGTTTCGACCACCGTACGCTGGTCGAGATGACCGAGCGGCTGGAGCAGCGGGTGCGCAAGACCAGTCCGCTGGCGCACGCCTTGCCGACAGAGATGAAACGCGAGCGTGTCCACTGGGTGCGGCCCGATCTGGTGGCCGAGGTGCGTTTTGCCGAGCTGACCCACGACGGCTACATCCGCCAAGGCTCGTTTCAGGGCCTGCGCGAAGATAAAGCGGCCGACGAGGTGCAGCTGGAACAGCCCCAGGAAACTCCCGAACCCCCGAAGAAAATGAGCGCCACCACTGCTGCCCTAAAGAAGAAGCCGACCGCAAAGTCCTCCTCCGCCGCCGAAGTGAAGGGGGTCGCCGTTTCTCACCCCGAGCGCGTGATCTTCCCGGAGGCGGGGTTGACCAAGCTGGAGCTGGTGCAGCTGTACGCCGAGCTTGCGCCCCGGATCCTTCCGTATCTGGAGCGCCGCCCCCTGTCGCTGGTGCGCTGTCCGCAAGGGCGGGCCAAGGCCTGCTTTTTCCAGAAGCATTTTGAGGAAAACCAGCCGCCGTACACCCACTCCGTCGAGGTGGAAGAGAAGAGCGGGCGACGCCAATACCTCTATGTGACGAACGAGAAGGGCATCCTCAGCCTCGTGCAGTATGGCGTGATCGAGTTCCACCTCTGGGGCTCACGCGTCGACAACGTAGACAAGCCCGACCAGATCATTTTCGACCTCGACCCCGACCCGGGCGTGACTTGGGAAGAAGTGCTGGGCGCCACCTTTTTCCTGCGCGACAAACTGGCGGAGTGGGGCTTGCCAAGCTTTGTGAAACTCTCCGGCGGCAAAGGCGTGCATGTGATGGTGCCGCTGGTGCGCCGCTGGGGCTGGGACGTCGTCAAAGCCTTCTCGCGCGCCGTCTCCGAGCAAATGGTCAAGGCCGCGCCCGACAAGCTGATCGCCACCGCCAGCAAGGCCAAGCGCAAGGGCAAGATCTTCGTCGATTACCTGCGCAACGGCTCCGGCGCGACCTGCGTTACCGCCTATGGCGTGCGTGCCCGGGCGGGGGCACCGATCAGCATGCCGGTGGCGTGGGGCGAGCTGAAGCCGCAACTCAAGCCCGACGCCTTTCGCCCTGCCGACGTGGCGGCCCGCCTGAAAAAGCCCGACCCGTGGAAGGATTTCCACGACTCACGCGCTCATTTGAAGCAATCGCTCCTCAAGACGCTGAAGGTGCCGCATTGA
- the malE gene encoding maltose/maltodextrin ABC transporter substrate-binding protein MalE, translated as MSIFTRFTLVCATLLPFCATLSAAKEGQLLVWINGEQGIEGIREVAARFTEEQGIPVEVRAVPSAPREFKQVAESEDAPDIVFGNHDRVGSWADAGLIREVQAPEAYRAGFYDLAWQAVTYRGKTWGYPLTIDSVGLIYNRELVPEPPKTLEEIAELAPKLQEEHHVEAILWDYDNPYFSWGVLAAQGAYVFGWDGADYDLSDLGVLQPGTVEGLQLLAEMVRQGLLPQTASYNVMEAKVNAGDCAMMINGPWAWENLRRSGIDFGVAPVPGTNGEAGRPFVGVQVGLISAASPNGEAAEQFLRNYLVTSQGLRTMDRDFPLVVPTIKAFAEQKAQDDAHIKGTLQNIERGQLIPNIPEMGLFWQGMGSALDYTTSGQLPASEALGIVVERLTPQIQQPALPGLVPAE; from the coding sequence ATGTCGATCTTTACCCGCTTTACGCTTGTCTGCGCCACCCTCCTGCCCTTCTGCGCCACGCTCTCGGCCGCCAAGGAAGGCCAGCTGCTGGTCTGGATCAACGGCGAACAAGGCATCGAAGGCATCCGCGAGGTAGCGGCACGCTTCACCGAGGAGCAAGGCATCCCGGTGGAAGTCCGTGCTGTGCCCTCGGCGCCGCGGGAGTTCAAGCAGGTAGCCGAGAGCGAAGACGCGCCCGACATCGTCTTCGGCAACCACGACCGCGTCGGCTCCTGGGCAGATGCCGGTCTGATCCGCGAGGTGCAGGCCCCGGAAGCCTACCGTGCGGGCTTTTACGATCTGGCATGGCAGGCGGTTACGTATCGGGGCAAGACCTGGGGTTATCCGCTCACCATCGACTCGGTGGGGCTGATCTACAATCGCGAGCTGGTGCCCGAGCCGCCCAAGACCCTGGAAGAGATCGCCGAACTCGCGCCCAAACTGCAGGAAGAGCACCATGTGGAGGCGATTCTGTGGGATTACGACAACCCCTACTTCAGCTGGGGCGTATTGGCGGCGCAGGGGGCTTACGTCTTCGGCTGGGATGGTGCCGACTACGACCTGAGCGACCTGGGCGTGCTGCAGCCGGGCACCGTCGAAGGGCTGCAGCTGCTCGCCGAGATGGTCCGCCAAGGGCTCCTGCCCCAAACGGCTTCCTACAACGTAATGGAAGCCAAGGTGAATGCCGGCGACTGCGCGATGATGATCAACGGCCCCTGGGCGTGGGAAAACCTGCGCCGCAGCGGCATCGACTTTGGCGTCGCCCCTGTGCCGGGCACCAACGGCGAAGCAGGCCGGCCCTTTGTGGGGGTGCAGGTAGGCTTGATCAGCGCCGCGAGCCCCAACGGGGAGGCGGCGGAACAGTTTTTGCGCAACTACCTCGTCACGAGCCAAGGGCTGCGCACGATGGACCGCGATTTCCCGCTCGTGGTGCCCACGATCAAGGCTTTCGCCGAACAGAAGGCGCAGGACGACGCGCACATCAAGGGAACGTTACAAAACATCGAGCGCGGCCAGCTGATCCCGAACATCCCGGAGATGGGCCTCTTCTGGCAAGGCATGGGCTCCGCCCTCGACTACACCACTTCCGGTCAGCTCCCGGCCTCGGAGGCGCTGGGCATCGTCGTCGAGCGCCTGACGCCCCAGATCCAGCAGCCCGCGTTGCCGGGCCTCGTGCCCGCCGAATGA
- a CDS encoding efflux RND transporter permease subunit, whose protein sequence is MISKFFIHRPIFATVISIVIVLAGLMSMRMLPVSQYPEIVPPQVTVTAVYPGASAEVISETVASPIEQEINGVDNMIYVSSTAADSGTLNITVTFELGTDPDQATIDVNNRVQAALSRLPEEVRRQGIRVQKRSSSILQVVTLYSPDGSLDPIYISNYALLNVVDELKRTPGVGDASAFSSQDYSMRIWLKPDKLAEYGLTPGDVAEAVRAQNAQFAAGKFAAEPDPLKQGMTYTVTTTGRLVTTEEFSRIILRGNEEGSTLRLGDVARVELGAQDYSFAATLNGRPAATLGIYLQPGANALDTALAVQSTMERLKEGFPEGLSYEIPFDTTRFVDVAVHEVIKTFIEAIILVILVVFLFLQNWRATVIPLLAVPVSLIGTLAGMLMLGFSINLLTLFGMVLAIGIVVDDAIVVLENVERIMRSEHIGPKEAAVKAMEEVTGPVIAIVLVLCAVFVPVAFLGGLTGVMYQQFAITIAISVFISGIVALTLTPALCGIMLKPGHIEPILPFRIFNRFFDKVTDGYTAGVKFFLKRVILGLLVFAGLIAATGWIWQQIPGALAPEEDQGYVIAFTNLMPGSSLDSTMDITGPYSEELANHPAVRNVIMLSGFDLLSSSRKTSSAVSFVTLEDWKKRKETELQAPAVAGAASAFGAKYEDAIIFSFNAPPITGLSSTGGFEAYIQDRSGGDQAQLNAKVQEFVAAANERPELAGVRTTLNVTVPRYRVEVDKEKARSMGVDASQVYQTMQSTFGSLYVNDFTLFGRNYQVTLQSEAEYRRSPSDLRKVFVRASDGTMVPISSLLSFERTVGPEIVERFNVFPAAKLQGQPAPGFSSGQALAAMEQVAAEVLGDEFALAWTGASYQEKQTGGAQSLLIFGFGIVMVFLILSAQYERWSLPFAVITAVPFAAFGAVLAVFLRGLSNDIYFQIGLLVLTGLAAKNAILIVEFAVMKRAEGLSRFDAALEAARLRFRPIVMTSLAFILGCVPLATSTGAGAASRHSIGTGVIGGMLAATFIAIFFIPMFYRMIDRTGAKDKQPRNPEPAS, encoded by the coding sequence ATGATTTCCAAGTTTTTCATCCACCGTCCGATCTTCGCGACGGTTATCTCCATCGTCATCGTCCTTGCGGGCTTGATGTCGATGCGGATGCTGCCCGTGTCGCAGTATCCCGAAATCGTGCCGCCGCAGGTCACGGTGACGGCCGTGTATCCCGGTGCCAGCGCCGAGGTCATTTCCGAAACCGTCGCTTCGCCCATCGAGCAGGAGATCAACGGCGTAGACAACATGATCTACGTCAGCTCCACGGCGGCAGACAGCGGTACGTTGAACATCACCGTCACCTTCGAGCTGGGCACCGACCCGGACCAGGCGACGATCGACGTCAACAACCGCGTGCAGGCCGCCCTCTCGCGCCTGCCCGAAGAAGTGCGCCGACAGGGTATCCGCGTGCAAAAGCGTTCCTCCTCGATTCTGCAGGTGGTCACGCTTTACTCGCCCGACGGTTCGCTCGACCCCATTTACATCAGCAACTACGCGCTCTTGAACGTCGTGGACGAGCTGAAGCGCACGCCCGGCGTCGGTGACGCCAGTGCTTTCAGCAGCCAGGACTATTCGATGCGCATCTGGCTCAAGCCCGACAAGCTGGCCGAATACGGCCTGACGCCGGGCGACGTGGCCGAGGCCGTGCGCGCACAAAACGCGCAGTTCGCCGCCGGTAAGTTTGCCGCCGAGCCCGACCCGCTGAAGCAGGGCATGACCTACACGGTCACCACCACCGGCCGTCTCGTTACGACCGAAGAGTTTTCCCGCATCATCCTGCGCGGTAACGAAGAGGGCAGCACGCTGCGCCTCGGCGATGTCGCCCGCGTCGAACTGGGCGCTCAGGACTACAGCTTTGCCGCGACCCTCAATGGCCGCCCGGCCGCCACGCTCGGTATCTACCTGCAGCCCGGCGCCAACGCGCTCGATACGGCCCTCGCCGTGCAGTCCACGATGGAACGCCTCAAGGAAGGCTTCCCCGAAGGCCTCTCTTACGAGATCCCCTTCGACACTACGCGCTTCGTGGATGTGGCCGTGCATGAGGTGATCAAGACCTTCATCGAAGCCATCATCCTGGTGATTCTGGTGGTGTTCCTGTTCCTGCAGAACTGGCGCGCCACCGTCATCCCGCTGCTCGCCGTGCCCGTGTCGCTCATCGGCACCTTGGCCGGGATGCTCATGCTCGGGTTCTCGATCAACCTGCTGACGCTGTTCGGCATGGTGCTCGCCATCGGTATTGTGGTGGACGACGCCATCGTGGTGCTCGAAAACGTCGAGCGGATCATGCGCTCCGAGCACATCGGGCCCAAGGAAGCAGCCGTCAAGGCCATGGAGGAAGTTACGGGGCCGGTTATCGCCATCGTGCTGGTGCTGTGCGCCGTGTTCGTGCCGGTGGCATTCCTCGGCGGCCTCACCGGGGTGATGTATCAGCAGTTCGCCATCACGATTGCGATCTCGGTGTTCATCTCCGGCATTGTGGCGCTCACGCTGACGCCCGCGCTCTGCGGCATCATGCTCAAGCCCGGCCACATCGAGCCCATCCTGCCCTTCCGCATCTTCAATCGCTTCTTCGACAAGGTGACGGACGGCTACACCGCCGGGGTGAAGTTCTTCCTCAAGCGCGTGATCCTCGGCCTGCTCGTCTTTGCCGGCCTCATCGCCGCCACGGGCTGGATCTGGCAACAGATCCCCGGTGCGCTCGCCCCCGAAGAAGACCAGGGCTACGTGATCGCCTTCACCAACCTGATGCCGGGCTCCTCGCTCGACTCGACGATGGACATCACGGGCCCCTACTCGGAAGAGCTGGCCAACCACCCGGCGGTGCGCAACGTCATCATGCTCTCGGGCTTCGACCTCCTTTCAAGCTCCCGCAAGACCAGCAGCGCCGTTTCGTTCGTCACGCTGGAAGACTGGAAGAAGCGTAAGGAGACGGAGCTGCAAGCCCCGGCGGTCGCTGGCGCGGCCAGTGCCTTCGGTGCCAAGTATGAAGATGCGATCATCTTCTCCTTCAACGCACCTCCCATCACCGGCCTCAGCTCCACCGGCGGTTTCGAAGCCTACATCCAGGACCGCTCCGGCGGCGACCAGGCCCAACTCAACGCCAAGGTGCAGGAGTTCGTGGCTGCGGCCAACGAACGCCCCGAGCTGGCAGGCGTGCGCACCACGCTGAACGTGACGGTGCCGCGCTACCGCGTGGAGGTGGACAAGGAAAAGGCGCGCTCCATGGGCGTCGACGCCTCCCAGGTCTACCAGACGATGCAGAGCACCTTCGGTTCGCTTTACGTCAACGACTTCACGCTCTTTGGCCGTAACTATCAGGTGACGCTGCAGTCGGAGGCCGAATACCGCCGCTCGCCTTCGGACTTGCGCAAGGTCTTCGTCCGCGCCAGCGACGGCACGATGGTCCCGATCTCCAGCCTGCTCTCCTTCGAGCGCACGGTGGGTCCGGAAATCGTGGAACGCTTCAACGTGTTCCCTGCCGCCAAGCTGCAAGGCCAGCCCGCGCCGGGCTTCAGCTCCGGCCAGGCCCTTGCCGCGATGGAGCAGGTGGCCGCCGAAGTGCTGGGCGACGAGTTCGCTCTGGCCTGGACGGGTGCCTCCTACCAGGAAAAGCAGACGGGTGGGGCGCAGTCGCTCCTCATCTTCGGCTTCGGTATCGTGATGGTGTTCCTCATCCTCTCGGCCCAATACGAGCGCTGGTCGCTGCCCTTCGCCGTCATCACCGCCGTGCCCTTTGCGGCCTTCGGTGCGGTGCTCGCGGTGTTCCTGCGCGGCCTCAGCAACGACATCTACTTCCAGATCGGTTTGCTCGTGCTCACCGGCCTTGCGGCCAAGAACGCGATTCTGATCGTCGAGTTTGCCGTGATGAAGCGGGCCGAAGGCCTCTCGCGCTTCGATGCGGCCCTGGAAGCAGCCCGCCTGCGCTTCCGCCCGATCGTGATGACCTCGCTCGCCTTCATTCTCGGCTGTGTGCCTCTGGCCACCAGCACGGGTGCCGGCGCTGCCAGCCGCCACTCCATCGGCACAGGCGTGATCGGCGGCATGCTCGCCGCGACGTTCATCGCCATCTTCTTCATCCCCATGTTCTACCGGATGATCGACCGCACTGGCGCCAAAGACAAGCAACCCCGCAATCCCGAACCGGCCTCGTGA